Proteins from a genomic interval of Treponema brennaborense DSM 12168:
- a CDS encoding efflux RND transporter permease subunit — protein sequence MSISELSVRKPVTVAMLYLLACVVACVFIPRLGVALYPSTTMPMISISTTYSNVGPEEIDTNVTDVIENRLSRISGIKSISSVSQTGSSRVMLEFGYDKDLDEAYDDINAALSNISNQLPDNCGTPSIMKFDMSSMPIMRLAVEGDLALNELKTIAEDTVQPLLERVDGVASAEVMGGAAKEIHVDVSRNRLEAYGITISQIASALSARNVQISSGSITQDGTDYEIVTDEYYASLDDIRNTIITTTDAASVRIDDVAEVFETYDKDSRSVYINGMPGLYISISNESGTNASSISKGVHEMLETVNEQLPKGVSVRILSDDTTLIDSTMQQVYSSAVQGAILAMLIIFLFLRSVKSSVIIGLSIPISFVLTLMVMAFMDLTVNLMTMSGLILGMGMTVDSSIVILENIELRRQKGEKSAIAAILGSRNMMTAIFASTMTTLCVFLPMLIYQAELEMLGQMFKEMVITVCVSLIASLIVSVTLVPALCGSILKLDTRMQKPLKNKFFIKADAVMEKALKSLENAYCGVLRFCLNNRFLVLTLVGIMLIVSVMQFASMGVNLTPSSSADDQVNISITMPIGTNNKVVEQYLFDFQDIILQEIGDSYETIVLNTGTSNSGSIQINLPELANQTMNPTQIKAKLRPYMNQWSDATVSFSSGRGPGGSSSAIDIELISNDTSAVADTADKIIDLLKESVPELTDVESDIESGSPRYRITINTDAAAAAGVSVTSIAQVMKTAISGSTATTFHSNGTDVDVIVAMQESDMQSPSDIGALTVSTQNGLLPLDNFITYAESRAPQKIQREDGERINHVTASLADGATATEVQSRVERLISENIVLPETVELSYGGDARDIAKFGGAFAIVIALAVFLVFVVMAAQFESLVDPLIIFISIPLLLIGVVGIYKLTGSSLSMYSYVGIVALAGIVVNNGIVLVDFTNQLVREKMPVREACLAAGRNRLRPILMTTLTTVLGMTPMAFFPGEGAESMQPICLTIVG from the coding sequence ATGAGCATATCAGAATTATCAGTCAGAAAGCCGGTAACGGTTGCCATGCTGTACCTGCTTGCGTGCGTCGTTGCGTGCGTATTCATTCCCCGTCTCGGCGTGGCGCTTTATCCGTCGACGACGATGCCGATGATCTCCATTTCAACGACGTACTCGAACGTCGGTCCTGAAGAAATAGACACGAACGTTACCGACGTTATCGAAAACCGGCTGAGCAGAATCAGCGGCATAAAATCCATCAGTTCCGTTTCCCAAACCGGCAGCAGCCGCGTTATGCTGGAATTCGGATACGACAAGGATCTGGACGAAGCGTACGACGACATAAACGCGGCGCTTTCAAACATATCCAATCAGCTGCCGGACAATTGCGGCACGCCGTCCATCATGAAATTCGACATGAGTTCCATGCCGATCATGCGGCTCGCCGTTGAAGGCGACTTGGCGCTGAACGAACTGAAAACGATTGCCGAAGACACGGTGCAGCCGCTGCTTGAACGCGTGGACGGCGTTGCTTCCGCCGAAGTTATGGGCGGCGCAGCCAAAGAAATCCACGTCGACGTGTCGCGCAATCGCCTTGAAGCGTACGGAATCACCATATCGCAGATCGCGTCCGCCCTCTCCGCCCGGAACGTGCAGATTTCAAGCGGCAGTATCACGCAGGACGGCACGGATTACGAAATCGTAACCGACGAATATTACGCGTCGCTCGACGATATCAGAAACACCATCATCACGACTACCGACGCGGCTTCCGTGCGCATAGACGACGTAGCCGAAGTTTTTGAAACGTACGACAAAGACAGCCGCAGCGTATACATAAACGGAATGCCGGGATTATATATCAGCATTTCAAACGAATCGGGTACGAACGCGTCGTCAATTTCAAAAGGCGTACACGAAATGCTCGAAACCGTCAACGAACAGCTGCCCAAAGGTGTCAGCGTGCGCATACTCAGCGACGACACGACGCTCATCGATTCCACCATGCAGCAAGTTTATTCGTCGGCCGTACAGGGCGCGATTCTCGCAATGCTCATCATCTTCCTGTTTCTGCGCAGCGTGAAAAGTTCGGTCATTATCGGACTTTCCATTCCGATATCGTTCGTTTTGACGCTCATGGTCATGGCGTTTATGGATTTGACCGTCAACCTGATGACGATGTCCGGCCTGATTCTCGGTATGGGAATGACGGTAGACTCGTCCATCGTTATCCTCGAAAACATTGAACTCAGGCGGCAAAAAGGTGAAAAATCGGCGATAGCGGCGATTCTCGGAAGCCGCAACATGATGACGGCGATTTTCGCGTCGACCATGACGACGCTGTGCGTATTCCTGCCGATGCTGATTTATCAGGCCGAACTTGAAATGCTCGGGCAAATGTTCAAGGAAATGGTTATCACCGTCTGCGTATCGCTCATCGCGTCGCTGATCGTTTCGGTAACGCTCGTTCCGGCATTATGCGGAAGCATCCTCAAGCTCGACACGCGTATGCAAAAACCGCTCAAAAACAAGTTTTTCATAAAAGCGGACGCGGTGATGGAAAAAGCGCTCAAATCCCTTGAAAACGCGTATTGCGGCGTTCTGCGTTTCTGTCTGAACAACCGGTTTCTGGTGCTCACGCTCGTAGGAATCATGCTGATCGTTTCCGTTATGCAGTTTGCTTCCATGGGCGTGAACCTGACGCCGTCTTCCAGTGCGGACGACCAGGTAAACATCAGCATCACGATGCCTATCGGAACGAACAACAAAGTCGTCGAGCAGTACCTGTTCGATTTTCAGGATATCATATTGCAGGAAATCGGCGATTCGTATGAAACGATCGTACTGAACACCGGAACGAGCAACAGCGGTTCCATTCAGATAAACTTGCCGGAACTGGCGAATCAGACGATGAATCCGACGCAGATAAAAGCGAAACTGCGGCCGTATATGAACCAATGGAGCGACGCCACCGTATCGTTTTCATCAGGACGCGGTCCGGGCGGCTCTTCAAGCGCCATCGACATAGAACTCATATCGAACGACACGAGCGCCGTCGCCGATACTGCCGACAAAATAATCGATCTGCTCAAAGAGTCGGTTCCCGAACTGACCGACGTTGAATCGGACATTGAAAGCGGCAGTCCCCGCTACCGCATCACGATCAACACCGACGCCGCAGCGGCAGCCGGAGTCAGCGTAACGTCCATCGCGCAAGTCATGAAAACTGCCATCAGCGGCAGTACGGCGACGACATTCCACTCGAACGGAACCGACGTCGACGTGATAGTCGCCATGCAGGAATCCGACATGCAAAGTCCGTCGGATATAGGCGCGCTGACCGTGTCGACGCAGAACGGTCTGCTGCCGCTCGACAACTTCATCACGTACGCGGAATCGCGCGCGCCGCAGAAAATCCAGCGGGAAGACGGAGAGCGGATCAATCACGTTACGGCGAGTCTTGCCGACGGAGCAACCGCAACCGAAGTACAGTCGCGCGTGGAACGGCTTATCAGTGAAAACATCGTGCTGCCCGAAACCGTCGAACTTTCGTACGGCGGCGACGCGCGCGATATCGCCAAATTCGGCGGAGCATTCGCAATCGTCATCGCACTCGCCGTGTTCCTCGTATTCGTCGTTATGGCCGCGCAGTTTGAATCGCTGGTCGATCCGCTGATCATCTTCATATCGATTCCGCTGCTGCTCATCGGCGTAGTCGGCATATACAAGCTGACCGGAAGTTCGCTGAGCATGTACTCGTACGTGGGAATCGTCGCGCTCGCCGGTATCGTCGTAAACAACGGTATCGTACTGGTAGACTTCACCAACCAGCTGGTCCGGGAAAAAATGCCGGTTCGGGAAGCGTGTCTTGCAGCCGGACGCAACCGTTTACGGCCGATTCTGATGACCACGCTGACGACCGTACTCGGCATGACGCCGATGGCGTTCTTTCCCGGCGAAGGAGCCGAATCCATGCAGCCCATCTGCCTGACGATCGTCGGCTGA
- a CDS encoding efflux RND transporter periplasmic adaptor subunit produces MDKTKKADVIGKIIVITLIAVFMVAGIISMFSSSGNSAAGFAGPGGMGGFGSGQTAAATANTITVSVKTIEPETIQKTVVVNGNVASKSEVNMYPDTSGKITRLLKSVGDTVSKGEIIAYVDPSKPGSAYAASPVTATVGGTVTEMNISAGDTVSANTAIAVIGSLDDLEITVHVSEKYSSYLKTGLPAYVTLTSAPGEQFTAEITRVSPVVNKSTRTVEATLKLKSRDAGIKPGMFATVNLVIMQADDTFTVPKSALKTYNDSTTVFIIGDDGTARRVAVTTGITNDSETQITSGLKAGDQVITEGSVTEGSAVKIAGTGTLTAAETAQSAETAPQGKPDAPEKKD; encoded by the coding sequence ATGGATAAAACGAAAAAAGCAGACGTGATAGGAAAAATCATCGTCATTACGCTGATAGCGGTCTTTATGGTCGCCGGCATAATCAGTATGTTCTCATCGTCAGGAAACTCGGCGGCAGGATTTGCAGGTCCCGGCGGAATGGGAGGATTCGGAAGCGGCCAGACGGCCGCGGCAACGGCAAATACGATCACTGTTTCCGTAAAAACGATCGAACCGGAAACCATTCAGAAAACCGTTGTGGTCAACGGCAACGTCGCTTCAAAATCGGAAGTCAACATGTATCCCGACACGTCGGGCAAAATCACCAGACTGCTCAAATCGGTCGGAGACACCGTCAGCAAGGGTGAAATCATCGCGTACGTCGACCCGTCGAAACCGGGTTCCGCGTATGCAGCCAGCCCCGTTACGGCGACAGTCGGCGGTACGGTGACGGAAATGAATATCAGCGCGGGCGATACGGTGAGCGCGAATACGGCGATAGCCGTCATCGGTTCTCTCGACGATCTTGAAATCACGGTGCACGTATCCGAAAAATACAGTTCGTATCTGAAAACGGGATTGCCGGCCTACGTTACACTCACCTCCGCGCCCGGTGAACAGTTTACCGCAGAAATCACCCGCGTCAGCCCGGTCGTCAATAAATCGACGCGCACCGTTGAAGCGACGCTGAAATTGAAATCGCGCGACGCCGGAATAAAACCGGGTATGTTCGCAACGGTCAATCTGGTTATCATGCAGGCGGACGACACGTTTACCGTTCCCAAATCGGCGCTGAAAACCTATAACGACAGCACGACGGTCTTTATCATCGGTGACGACGGCACTGCCCGGCGCGTCGCGGTTACCACCGGCATTACGAACGATTCGGAAACGCAGATAACGTCGGGACTGAAAGCCGGCGATCAAGTCATTACCGAAGGCTCGGTAACCGAAGGTTCCGCAGTCAAAATAGCGGGCACCGGCACGCTGACGGCGGCGGAAACGGCGCAATCGGCGGAAACGGCGCCGCAAGGCAAACCGGACGCTCCGGAAAAAAAGGACTAA
- a CDS encoding TolC family protein — protein sequence MPDKIKRAVFYLLLMLAPFATVYAITLDEAITLALENNADLKTQAVSLESARRTNASSWNKFLPSVSLTGSLTNSHSFGAGGSDSWNWNAAAGLSVSFTAGIPAQLKQSALEYEAALTSYAKLEKEITSKVSSSFYSLLAEYENIAILKDSLELSKQQYEQIKKNYESGLASELETLKAQYTYLAAGPTLETAVTTYKANLAEFQTLIGSESAVTPEGELTLRRLVLPEAEELTAAYAENRFDVIQKRQALEQAQTAKTVQTLNTNAPSISLSENLRLTPDTQYAFSGTPSAAGSFSVSVSIPLDGFIPGSSKNLTIKSAQDSVTTAQIALDTVRVKAAQDIETKAAALNKVWSTIDVTQLNYRIAARSYELSKEGYEAGLISQTDLESSRQQMVSARQNLSQTAASYITASYDLADALNISIEELYRLFGAETTRA from the coding sequence ATGCCGGACAAAATAAAGAGAGCTGTATTTTATCTGCTGCTGATGCTGGCGCCGTTCGCAACGGTGTACGCGATCACACTTGATGAAGCAATCACGCTCGCATTGGAAAACAACGCCGATTTAAAAACGCAGGCGGTTTCGCTTGAAAGCGCGCGCAGAACCAACGCGTCTTCATGGAACAAATTTCTGCCGTCGGTATCACTTACCGGCTCGCTGACCAATTCGCATTCGTTCGGTGCCGGCGGAAGCGATTCGTGGAATTGGAACGCCGCGGCGGGGCTGTCCGTCAGTTTCACCGCCGGCATTCCCGCCCAATTGAAACAGTCGGCGCTGGAATACGAAGCGGCGCTTACTTCATACGCAAAACTCGAAAAGGAAATAACGTCGAAAGTTTCATCGTCGTTTTACAGTCTGCTTGCGGAATATGAAAACATCGCAATACTGAAAGACAGTTTGGAACTTTCAAAACAGCAATACGAACAAATCAAAAAAAACTATGAAAGCGGTCTCGCTTCCGAATTGGAAACGCTGAAAGCCCAATATACGTATCTGGCCGCGGGTCCCACGCTTGAAACCGCCGTTACGACGTATAAAGCGAACCTTGCCGAATTTCAGACGTTAATAGGAAGCGAATCCGCCGTTACGCCGGAAGGAGAACTGACGCTGCGCCGGCTCGTACTGCCGGAAGCAGAGGAATTGACGGCGGCCTACGCCGAAAACAGGTTCGACGTCATCCAGAAAAGACAAGCGCTGGAACAGGCGCAGACGGCGAAAACGGTGCAGACACTCAATACGAACGCGCCGTCGATCAGTTTATCGGAAAATCTCAGACTGACGCCGGATACGCAGTATGCGTTTTCCGGCACGCCGTCGGCCGCAGGCAGTTTTTCGGTTTCGGTGTCGATACCGCTGGACGGTTTTATTCCCGGTTCGTCAAAAAACCTGACGATCAAATCGGCACAGGACAGCGTTACGACGGCGCAGATCGCACTCGACACGGTGCGCGTCAAAGCGGCACAGGATATTGAAACGAAAGCGGCGGCGCTCAATAAAGTGTGGAGCACGATCGACGTAACGCAGCTGAATTACCGCATCGCCGCCCGTTCGTACGAATTATCAAAAGAAGGATACGAAGCGGGACTTATCAGCCAAACCGATTTGGAATCGTCGCGGCAGCAAATGGTGAGCGCCCGGCAGAATCTGAGCCAAACGGCCGCGTCTTACATTACGGCAAGCTACGATCTGGCGGATGCGCTCAATATTTCAATTGAAGAATTATACCGTTTATTCGGTGCGGAAACGACCCGCGCCTAA
- a CDS encoding response regulator transcription factor yields MKARILVIEDVSELAELVALYLGKEGMEAVTVESAEAAFDALETFSPDLVLLDLNLPGMDGFEFLHKFRKTHSTPVLIVSARDADEDIISGLGGGADEYITKPFSPRVLVARVRAMIRRVQDATSESAAASEQVFCFGDFTLHLSSCVLTRSGERIPLSAKEYAILSFLVKNAGRPLTPAVIYDEVWKNAYGDLSAVAVYIQRLRKKIEADPADPRFIETVFGMGYRFTAGSGTEHTV; encoded by the coding sequence ATGAAAGCTCGAATTCTCGTAATAGAAGATGTCTCGGAATTGGCGGAATTGGTCGCTCTCTATCTGGGTAAAGAAGGTATGGAAGCCGTAACCGTTGAAAGCGCGGAAGCGGCGTTCGACGCGCTGGAAACGTTTTCTCCGGATCTCGTTTTGCTCGATTTAAATTTGCCCGGAATGGACGGATTCGAATTCCTGCACAAATTCCGCAAAACGCATTCGACTCCGGTGCTGATCGTTTCCGCGCGCGATGCGGATGAAGACATAATTTCCGGACTCGGCGGCGGTGCGGACGAATATATTACGAAGCCGTTTTCGCCGCGCGTATTGGTTGCCCGCGTGCGTGCCATGATCCGCCGGGTACAGGACGCGACTTCCGAAAGCGCGGCCGCATCGGAACAAGTATTCTGCTTCGGCGATTTTACGCTGCATTTGAGCAGCTGCGTGCTGACGCGCAGCGGTGAACGGATTCCCCTTTCCGCCAAAGAGTACGCGATTCTTTCGTTTCTGGTAAAAAACGCCGGCCGGCCGCTGACGCCCGCGGTGATTTACGACGAAGTATGGAAAAATGCCTACGGCGATCTTTCCGCCGTAGCCGTCTATATACAGCGGCTGCGCAAAAAAATCGAAGCGGATCCCGCCGATCCCCGGTTTATAGAAACCGTGTTCGGAATGGGCTACCGTTTTACCGCCGGTTCCGGCACGGAGCACACCGTATGA
- a CDS encoding HAMP domain-containing sensor histidine kinase, whose product MKIRTQFNLLLAGIVLIPLLVFGAMVVVEYYRSPKRAFVPSYDEAQHLQNDHAGVSNSEWNKIKRFIDKLPPMIDVAILNDSNEVVFSSIEEIPSDAVLSDTDLLRIFRQESRRYMYQLDRSFSGSKVEPEAQPGSSLMVITRIAKEVRYKPDKFAELFRFVTLFFVSLLLCCALVIIFIARSVTRSVSLLEKSTRLIAEGNLDTEIAVKGSNEITSLTKSLNSMRFALKDAQVRRSRFIMGVSHDLRTPLALIKGYTEAIADGLADSPEMLNKSLEIIGAKIDQLEDMIDDLINFVKLDTGEWRQHLEKVALKPILDSYAHRLESDGTVLSRVVKTRIEIPADVSVPLDEKLFIRALENLCGNALRYTDDGGVVELTAVIHRAGADSLPAVPGSALPAEYVSVSVSDDGCGIAADDLPMIFDPFFRGSNSRREEGKGLGLSVVKTVADSFGWQLRVDSEKNGGSTFTIVIPL is encoded by the coding sequence ATGAAAATCAGAACGCAGTTCAATTTATTGCTTGCCGGCATCGTACTGATTCCGCTGCTCGTGTTCGGCGCGATGGTCGTGGTGGAGTATTACCGTTCGCCCAAGCGGGCGTTCGTTCCGAGTTACGATGAAGCGCAGCATCTGCAAAACGATCACGCAGGCGTATCGAATTCGGAATGGAACAAGATAAAACGATTCATAGACAAGCTGCCGCCGATGATCGACGTTGCAATCCTTAACGACTCGAACGAAGTCGTTTTTTCCAGCATTGAAGAAATCCCGTCGGATGCGGTTCTGAGCGACACCGATTTGCTGCGTATTTTCAGGCAGGAAAGCAGACGGTACATGTATCAGCTGGATCGCAGTTTCAGCGGATCCAAAGTGGAGCCGGAAGCGCAGCCCGGCAGCTCGCTCATGGTCATCACCCGCATTGCCAAAGAAGTCCGCTATAAACCGGATAAATTTGCCGAGTTGTTCAGGTTCGTCACGCTGTTTTTTGTCAGCCTGCTGCTTTGCTGCGCGCTTGTGATCATTTTCATTGCGCGTTCGGTGACGCGTTCCGTTTCACTGCTCGAAAAATCGACGCGGCTTATCGCAGAAGGCAATCTCGACACGGAAATCGCCGTAAAAGGCAGCAATGAAATCACTTCGCTGACAAAATCGCTCAACAGCATGCGCTTTGCCTTAAAGGACGCGCAGGTGCGCCGGTCGCGCTTTATCATGGGCGTGAGTCACGATCTGCGTACGCCGCTTGCGCTGATTAAAGGATACACCGAAGCGATTGCCGACGGCCTTGCGGATTCGCCTGAAATGCTGAACAAATCGCTTGAAATAATCGGAGCTAAAATCGACCAACTTGAAGACATGATAGACGATTTGATCAATTTCGTAAAACTCGATACCGGCGAGTGGCGGCAGCACCTTGAAAAAGTCGCGCTCAAACCGATTCTCGACTCGTACGCGCACCGGTTGGAAAGCGACGGTACCGTGCTGAGCCGTGTCGTAAAAACCCGAATCGAAATTCCCGCCGACGTTTCGGTTCCGCTCGATGAAAAACTGTTTATCCGCGCGCTTGAAAACCTGTGCGGCAACGCGCTGCGCTATACGGACGACGGCGGCGTTGTGGAACTCACGGCGGTGATCCATAGAGCCGGAGCGGATTCACTGCCGGCCGTACCCGGTTCGGCGCTGCCGGCGGAATACGTTTCGGTGAGCGTCAGCGACGACGGCTGCGGTATTGCGGCGGACGATCTGCCGATGATTTTTGACCCGTTTTTCAGAGGCAGCAATTCCCGGCGCGAAGAGGGAAAAGGTCTCGGCCTTTCGGTTGTAAAAACGGTTGCCGATTCGTTCGGCTGGCAGCTGCGCGTCGATTCCGAAAAAAACGGGGGCAGCACCTTTACGATCGTGATACCGCTGTAG
- a CDS encoding NAD(P)H-dependent oxidoreductase: MNVFIVFAHPCGAAGDSFTARLLHAFIRGLERAGHTYEVSDLYAMNFTTDMSAAEYEREAYYVSDAPIPDDVRAEQEKILKADALAFIYPVFWTEAPAKLVGWFDRVWTFGFAYEPCVMPRFRKALCLACAGHTAEELEKSGMAQAMRSVMLTDRISTRAGIAELHLFGGMSRGQQTRESFAAGHLAEAERLGFAL; the protein is encoded by the coding sequence ATGAACGTATTTATTGTATTTGCACATCCGTGCGGGGCCGCGGGCGACAGTTTTACCGCACGGCTGCTGCACGCTTTTATCCGCGGATTGGAACGGGCCGGTCACACGTACGAAGTGTCCGATTTATATGCGATGAATTTTACGACGGATATGAGTGCCGCCGAATACGAGCGCGAAGCGTATTATGTATCTGACGCGCCGATTCCCGACGACGTGCGTGCCGAACAGGAAAAAATCCTGAAGGCGGACGCGCTTGCGTTTATTTATCCCGTTTTCTGGACGGAAGCGCCGGCAAAATTGGTCGGCTGGTTCGACCGCGTGTGGACGTTCGGCTTTGCGTACGAACCGTGCGTGATGCCGCGTTTCCGTAAAGCGCTGTGTCTGGCGTGCGCGGGACACACCGCCGAAGAACTCGAAAAATCGGGAATGGCGCAGGCGATGCGTTCGGTTATGCTGACCGATCGTATTTCGACCCGTGCCGGGATAGCGGAACTGCACCTGTTCGGCGGCATGTCGCGCGGTCAGCAAACGCGCGAGTCGTTCGCTGCAGGTCATCTTGCCGAGGCGGAACGGCTCGGCTTTGCGCTGTAA
- the rbr gene encoding rubrerythrin: MKDLKGSKTEANLQAAFAGESMARNKYTYYASKARKDGFVQIANLFEETAANEKEHAEIWFKLLHNGIASTAENLKDAAAGENYEWTDMYAGFAKTAKEEGFDHIAKLFEMVAAIEKSHEQRYLKLLANVENGVVFSKDGDVMWQCSNCGHLVVGKKAPEVCPVCTHPQSYFQVKAENY, translated from the coding sequence ATGAAAGATTTAAAAGGTTCAAAAACGGAAGCGAATCTGCAGGCAGCCTTTGCCGGAGAATCGATGGCTCGCAATAAGTACACGTACTATGCGTCTAAAGCCCGCAAAGACGGATTCGTGCAGATTGCAAATCTGTTTGAAGAAACGGCTGCCAATGAAAAAGAACATGCCGAAATATGGTTCAAACTGCTGCACAACGGGATCGCTTCGACTGCCGAAAATCTGAAAGACGCGGCGGCCGGCGAAAATTACGAATGGACCGACATGTATGCCGGTTTTGCCAAAACGGCAAAAGAAGAGGGCTTCGACCATATCGCCAAACTGTTTGAAATGGTGGCGGCCATAGAAAAATCTCACGAACAGCGATATCTGAAACTGCTCGCCAACGTGGAAAACGGCGTCGTTTTTTCAAAAGACGGCGACGTTATGTGGCAGTGCAGCAATTGCGGACATCTGGTCGTCGGCAAAAAAGCGCCGGAAGTATGTCCCGTCTGTACGCATCCGCAGTCGTATTTTCAGGTAAAGGCCGAAAATTACTGA